A single region of the Gossypium arboreum isolate Shixiya-1 chromosome 12, ASM2569848v2, whole genome shotgun sequence genome encodes:
- the LOC108483011 gene encoding heavy metal-associated isoprenylated plant protein 39-like isoform X2 — MTMNDEKTKKKAIEAVADIYGVDSIAADVKEQKLTVIGEMDTVVIAKKLKKIGKVDIVTVGPAKEEKKDDKKDDKKGEKKDEKKDEKK; from the exons ATGACCATGAATGATGAAAAGACAAAAAAGAAAGCTATAGAGGCTGTTGCCGACATATATG GGGTTGATTCAATCGCGGCAGATGTGAAGGAGCAAAAGTTGACAGTCATAGGGGAGATGGACACGGTTGTCATTGCCAAAAAACTCAAGAAAATAGGGAAAGTAGACATTGTTACAGTGGGACCTGCTAAAGAAGAGAAGAAAGATGACAAAAAAGACGATAAGAAAGGTGAAAAGAAAGACGAAAAGAAGGATGAAAAGAAATGA
- the LOC108480743 gene encoding uncharacterized protein LOC108480743 has translation MFKSARWRSDRNKIKAVFKLQFHATQVTELSVQTLMISVVPGDGGKPTTKLEKATILDDICRWEKPVYESVKFVREPKTGKINERIYHFILSSGLGKGGLIGEASIDFSAYAEAIKTSIVSLPLKNSNSKAILHVSIQRVQENADQREVEDIEDASIKSQGRSLKAHLSNGEADESIKNASIEDVPFSKTPHNDEMHENHRGSNGSDTTISSSDSSSGLDTPRELGNRIKNDSIYQDPPYLPPMSNTSSTPKPTSVASTTIYEAWSAGSDHGMSTDDSNSSQDTFPRESSQHGSDNEMEKLKNEVIALSRQVDVSDLELQTLRKQIVKECKRGQDLSREVVTLKEERDALKLDCEKLKSFQKRTDDAKVKSRLQFEGGDPWVLVEEMRQELNYEKDMNYNLRLQLQKTQESNAELILAVQELEEILEAKTMEISNPPNKSESNGNAEEVRAIISRNDSDEDEEQRALEQLVKEHRGPKETSLLEQKIMDLYSEIEIYKREKDELEAQMEQLALDYEILKQENHDISYKLEQSQLQEQLKMQYECSSSFANINELETQIEFLESELDKQSKEFSDSLATINELEANVKSLEEELEKLAQQSEMDIESITRAKVEQEQRAIRAEQALRMTRWKNANTAERLQEEFKRLSIQMASTFDANEKLAAKALTEASELRSQKNQLEEQLEKAKEELQSVRKDYEAKLSNLSNQVSSKSNQIELMLEEIDDKSKKLEQQKKLEEEVSGAFSQDIFSLKAEIEKLTIEKNCLLEQAQKAKDLRLELEHTKALAKEYEMQMQRAYLERNELESTVALMKEEAAKALEELQRMNHLKDEKQAAVESLQSELDILKNQYNKLKHSLSEDELEKEKLKKQVVQLKGDLKKKEDAFTGMEKKLKESNGRGAVSHGTRTPLRSNKSALVPGNSKDVASLREKVKLLEGHIKLKETALETSTNVFLEKEKDLQKKIDELESRVEEFNKHSASFYGYQLQKVAKDDNQDELIAELAALKERNKSMEDELKYMQDRYSEISLKFAEVEGERQRLVMTVRKIKNAKKS, from the exons ATGTTTAAGTCGGCGAGATGGAGGAGCGACAGGAACAAGATAAAAGCGGTCTTCAAGTTGCAGTTCCATGCAACTCAA GTGACGGAGTTAAGTGTACAAACACTGATGATATCGGTGGTTCCCGGCGACGGAGGAAAACCGACAACAAAATTAGAAAAGGCGACGATTCTGGACGATATCTGTCGATGGGAAAAACCAGTGTACGAGTCCGTTAAATTTGTTCGAGAGCCAAAAACTGGGAAGATCAacgaaagaatctatcattttattttatcatca GGATTGGGAAAAGGAGGTTTGATTGGGGAAGCTTCAATTGATTTTTCTGCTTATGCAGAGGCAATTAAAACTTCAATCGTTTCTCTTCCACTGAAGAATTCAAATTCAAAAGCAATTTTACAT GTTTCAATACAGAGGGTGCAGGAAAATGCTGATCAAAG AGAAGTGGAAGATATTGAAGATGCAAGTATTAAATCACAAGGTAGAAGCTTGAAGGCCCACTTGAGTAATGGTGAAGCAGATGAAAGCATTAAGAACGCTTCAATTGAA GATGTGCCTTTCAGCAAAACCCCCCACaatgatgaaatgcatgagaACCATAGAGGATCTAATGGATCTGATACTACCATTTCAAGTTCTGATAGTAGCTCTGGACTTGATACTCCACGGGAACTTGGAAATAGAATAAAGAATGACAGCATCTATCAGGACCCTCCTTATCTGCCACCTATGAGTAACACCTCATCTACTCCAAAACCAACATCAGTTGCCTCAACAACGATCTACGAGGCTTGGTCGGCAGGTTCTGATCATGGAATGAGTACTGATGACTCCAACAGTTCTCAGGATACGTTTCCGAGAGAAAGTTCCCAACATGGTTCAGATAATGAGATGGAAAAGCTCAAGAATGAGGTCATTGCCTTGTCCAGGCAAGTGGATGTGTCGGATTTGGAATTGCAGACTCTCCGAAAGCAAATTGTAAAGGAGTGTAAAAGGGGGCAGGATCTATCACGGGAAGTTGTTACTCTGAAAGAAGAGAGAGATGCACTCAAGTTAGACTGTGAGAAACTTAAGTCCTTTCAGAAGCGAACTGATGATGCAAAAGTTAAAAGCAGGCTGCAGTTTGAGGGTGGGGACCCTTGGGTTCTCGTTGAAGAAATGAGACAAGAGCTGAATTATGAGAAAGACATGAATTACAATCTTCGGTTACAACTGCAGAAGACACAGGAATCAAATGCTGAGTTAATACTTGCTGTGCAAGAACTAGAAGAAATTTTGGAGGCAAAGACTATGGAGATTTCCAATCCTCCCAACAAATCTGAATCCAATGGCAATGCTGAAGAAGTGAGAGCCATCATCTCAAGAAATGACTCAGATGAGGATGAAGAGCAGAGGGCACTGGAACAGCTTGTTAAAGAACACAGGGGCCCCAAGGAAACCTCTCTACTAGAGCAAAAGATCATGGACCTCTACAGTGAGATAGAGATCTACAAGagagagaaagatgagcttgaaGCACAGATGGAGCAGCTAGCACTTGACTATGAGATACTGAAACAGGAAAATCACGACATCTCATACAAATTAGAGCAAAGCCAGCTTCAAGAACAACTGAAGATGCAGTATGAGTGCTCGTCCTCCTTTGCCAACATAAATGAACTTGAGACCCAAATTGAATTCTTGGAAAGTGAACTTGACAAGCAGTCAAAAGAATTCTCCGACTCTTTAGCCACTATAAATGAACTAGAAGCCAATGTCAAAAGCTTGGAGGAAGAGTTAGAGAAACTGGCACAACAATCTGAAATGGATATAGAATCCATCACACGAGCCAAAGTTGAGCAGGAGCAAAGAGCTATACGAGCTGAGCAAGCCCTGCGAATGACAAGATGGAAGAATGCAAATACAGCTGAAAGGCTGCAGGAGGAATTTAAAAGGCTCTCTATCCAGATGGCCTCTACATTTGATGCAAATGAGAAGTTGGCTGCAAAAGCTCTGACTGAAGCTAGTGAATTACGCTCGCAGAAAAATCAGCTGGAAGAACAGCTCGAGAAAGCTAAAGAAGAGCTCCAATCAGTTAGAAAGGATTATGAGGCTAAACTCTCTAACCTTTCCAATCAAGTAAGTTCTAAATCAAATCAAATAGAACTGATGTTGGAGGAAATTGATGATAAATCTAAGAAGCTTGAACAACAAAAGAAGCTTGAGGAAGAAGTAAGTGGGGCTTTTTCCCAGGATATCTTCAGCCTAAAAGCTGAGATTGAAAAGCTGACTATAGAAAAGAATTGCCTCCTTGAACAAGCTCAGAAGGCCAAAGACTTAAGACTTGAGTTGGAACACACAAAAGCATTAGCTAAAGAATACGAAATGCAGATGCAAAGAGCATATCTAGAAAGAAATGAACTGGAGAGTACAGTTGCTTTGATGAAAGAGGAAGCGGCTAAGGCACTGGAAGAATTGCAAAGAATGAATCATCTGAAGGACGAGAAACAAGCGGCAGTTGAATCTCTACAATCAGAGCTTGATATCCTCAAAAATCAGTACAATAAATTGAAGCATTCTCTGTCCGAGGATGAATTGGAGAAAGAAAAACTCAAAAAGCAAGTAGTTCAACTAAAGGGTGACCTTAAGAAGAAGGAAGATGCATTTACCGGCATGGAAAAGAAGCTGAAAGAGAGCAATGGAAGAGGAGCAGTTTCTCATGGAACAAGAACACCATTAAGAAGCAATAAATCTGCCTTGGTTCCTGGCAATTCTAAAGATGTTGCGAGCCTGAGGGAAAAAGTAAAGTTGCTTGAG GGACATATAAAGTTAAAGGAAACAGCTTTAGAAACATCCACAAATGTTTTCCTGGAAAAGGAAAAGGATCTTCAGAAGAAAATCGATGAATTAGAAAGCAGAGTAGAAGAATTCAACAAGCACAGCGCCAGCTTCTACGGGTACCAACTTCAAAAG GTAGCTAAAGACGATAACCAGGATGAATTGATAGCTGAACTAGCAGCATTGAAAGAAAGAAACAAGTCCATGGAAGATGAATTGAAGTATATGCAAGATCGGTATTCCGAGATAAGCCTCAAATTCGCAGAGGTGGAAGGTGAACGACAACGGCTTGTGATGACGGTACGTAAAATAAAGAATGCCAAGAAGAGCTGA
- the LOC108482639 gene encoding protein LURP-one-related 4-like gives MANKVHPRASVSDPSPAGRQTFTVWMKSLVCHTNGCTVFDSKGDIVYRVENYDSKGGCEVQLMDLQGNILFSILSKKLQIFGCWNGYRAGTNKEQPCFTVKKCYSIVRREIACQVTVGLNTYWIVRLGRKNQGFKILNITGDIVAEVMQKQVSSGVVLGEDVLALEVEPYMDHSLIVALVTVYGLISRRL, from the exons ATGGCTAATAAGGTTCATCCTCGAGCATCCGTTTCAGATCCATCTCCAGCTGGAAGACAAACATTCACCGTTTGGATGAAATCACTTGTATGCCACACCAATGGTTGCACCGTTTTCGATTCCAAAGGTGACATCGTATATCGTGTCGAAAACTACGACAGCAAAGGTGGCTGTGAGGTTCAACTCATGGACCTGCAAGGCAATATCCTATTTTCTATACTAAGCAAG AAGCTTCAAATCTTTGGATGTTGGAACGGGTATAGAGCGGGCACAAACAAGGAACAGCCATGCTTTACAGTTAAGAAGTGCTACAGTATTGTCCGGAGAGAAATAGCCTGTCAGGTTACTGTGGGGTTAAACACGTACTGGATAGTGAGGTTGGGTCGCAAGAACCAAGGGTTTAAGATACTCAACATAACTGGAGATATTGTAGCAGAG GTGATGCAAAAGCAGGTATCAAGTGGGGTGGTGTTAGGAGAGGATGTATTAGCTTTGGAGGTGGAACCCTATATGGATCATTCCCTGATCGTTGCTCTTGTCACCGTTTATGGATTGATCAGTCGGAGATTGTAG
- the LOC108483011 gene encoding heavy metal-associated isoprenylated plant protein 39-like isoform X1, with the protein MAAQKVVVKIMTMNDEKTKKKAIEAVADIYGVDSIAADVKEQKLTVIGEMDTVVIAKKLKKIGKVDIVTVGPAKEEKKDDKKDDKKGEKKDEKKDEKK; encoded by the exons ATGGCGGCGCAG AAGGTGGTAGTGAAAATCATGACCATGAATGATGAAAAGACAAAAAAGAAAGCTATAGAGGCTGTTGCCGACATATATG GGGTTGATTCAATCGCGGCAGATGTGAAGGAGCAAAAGTTGACAGTCATAGGGGAGATGGACACGGTTGTCATTGCCAAAAAACTCAAGAAAATAGGGAAAGTAGACATTGTTACAGTGGGACCTGCTAAAGAAGAGAAGAAAGATGACAAAAAAGACGATAAGAAAGGTGAAAAGAAAGACGAAAAGAAGGATGAAAAGAAATGA
- the LOC108483010 gene encoding cysteine--tRNA ligase 2, cytoplasmic-like, whose protein sequence is MDPSKQETNQKKASKTMAKKETQEFQFVVYNTMTQQKEVFKPKTPGKVCMYVCGVTAYDFSHLGHARAAVSFDVLYRYLKHLGYEVTYVRNFTDVDDKIIRRANETGEDPISLSDRYCKEYNIDMSDLQCLSPTHEPRVSDHMEQIKDMITQIINKDFGYVVDGDVFFAVDKFPNYGKLSGQKLENNRAGERVAVDSRKRNPSDFALWKAAKPGEPSWDSPWGPGRPGWHIECSAMSAHYLSFKFDIHGGGLDLIFPHHENEIAQSCAACEESDVSYWMHNGHVTNNNEKMSKSLGNFFTIRQITERYHPLALRYFLINAHYRSPLNYSIVQLEGASDAVFYIYQTLKDCQDALLQLQEEMPNDGKPARISPDAKECISKLRNEFQVKMSDDLSTSLILTGAFLEALKLVNNLLTMLKKKQQKQQRLLVIQSLKEIEKEVTKILDVLGLQPPCSYNEVLLQLKEKALTRAGLVEDDVIRLINQRAEVRRNKDFLKSDQMRAHLQAKGIALMDVGTETIWRPCVPVQQESGIVPSEGQKVPPKPETA, encoded by the exons ATGGATCCCTCAAAGCAAGAAACAAACCAAAAAAAAGCTTCTAAAACAATGGCTAAGAAGGAAACCCAAGAATTCCAATTTGTTGTTTACAATACCATGACTCAGCAAAAAGAGGTTTTCAAGCCCAAAACCCCTGGAAAAGTTTGCATGTATGTCTGCGGTGTCACTGCCTATGATTTCAGTCACCTTGGCCATGCTCGTGCTGCCGTTTCCTTTGATGTCCTTTACAG GTACCTTAAGCATTTGGGTTATGAGGTTACTTATGTCAGGAATTTTACTGATGTTGATGATAAG ATAATCCGTCGAGCCAATGAGACTGGAGAAGATCCAATAAGTTTGAGTGACCGGTACTGTAAAGAATATAATATAGATATGAGTGATCTACAGTGCCTTTCTCCAACACATGAGCCACGTGTTTCTGATCacatggagcagatcaaagatatgaTAACTCAG ATTATAAACAAAGACTTTGGATATGTTGTTGACGGCGATGTGTTTTTCGCTGTTGATAAATTCCCAAATTATGGCAAGTTATCTGGGCAGAAGCTGGAAAACAATAGAGCGGGTGAACGTGTTGCTGTTGACTCAAGGAAGCGTAATCCTTCCGACTTTGCATTATGGAAG GCTGCAAAGCCAGGTGAGCCATCTTGGGACAGCCCATGGGGACCTGGACGACCTGGGTGGCACATAGAATGTAGTGCAATGAGTGCACATTATTTAAGCTTCAAATTTGACATTCATGGTGGTGGGCTTGATTTGATTTTTCCTCACCATGAAAATGAAATTGCTCAAAGTTGTGCCGCATGCGAAGAGAGTGATGTAAGTTATTGGATGCACAATGGGCATGTTACTAATAACAATGAGAAGATGTCAAAATCTTTGGGTAACTTTTTCACAATTCGCCAG ATTACTGAGAGATATCATCCACTGGCTTTGCGATACTTCTTGATAAATGCACACTATCGTTCTCCTCTCAATTACTCCATTGTTCAGTTGGAAGGTGCATCAGATGCTGTTTTTTACATATATCAG ACTTTGAAAGATTGTCAAGATGCTCTATTGCAACTACAAGAAGAAATGCCCAATGATGGCAAACCAGCTCGGATTAGTCCGGATGCCAAGGAATGCATTAGCAAGCTCCGCAATGAGTTCCAGGTGAAAATGTCAGATGACTTGAGCACTTCACTTATACTGACTGGTGCCTTTCTAGAAGCGTTGAAGTTGGTAAACAATTTGTTGACCATGCTAAAG AAGAAGCAGCAAAAGCAACAAAGATTATTGGTAATTCAATCCCTTAAAGAGATTGAGAAAGAAGTTACGAAAATTTTGGATGTTCTTGGATTGCAGCCACCTTGCTCTTATAATGAG GTTTTGCTGCAATTAAAGGAGAAAGCATTAACGAGAGCGGGGTTGGTGGAAGATGATGTGATTCGTCTAATTAACCAACGAGCTGAAGTGAGGAGAAACAAAGACTTCTTGAAAAGTGATCAGATGAGAGCTCATTTGCAAGCTAAGGGCATTGCACTCATGGATGTAGGCACGGAAACAATTTGGAGACCTTGTGTTCCTGTTCAACAAGAATCGGGAATAGTGCCATCAGAGGGCCAGAAGGTCCCTCCCAAGCCTGAAACTGCATAA